From the genome of Turicibacter faecis, one region includes:
- a CDS encoding aminotransferase class I/II-fold pyridoxal phosphate-dependent enzyme — MMMEDMILERVKKMPPSGIRKYFDMVHEMEGVISLGVGEPDFVTPWNIREAGIYSLEKGHTHYSSNAGFLELRDEISRYLHRRFELSYHPEDEILVTVGGSEGIDLALRALVGPGDEVIIPEPSFVAYQGCTTFTGATPKVIELKAENEFKLTKEELLAAITPKTKVLIMPFPNNPTGAIMTKEELQDIVDVIKDRNIVIISDEIYAELTYETKHVSIASFEEVKDQTLLINGFSKAYAMTGWRLGYACGPKTLIQAMKKIHQYAIMCSPTTSQYAAIEAMRNGDASVEMMVKEYNRRRRVLVDGFRKLGLDCFEPLGAFYVFPCIKSTGLSSDEFCEQLLLSEKVLAVPGNAFGACGEGYIRACYAASYEDIKEALVRIERFLTQLKK; from the coding sequence ATGATGATGGAAGACATGATTTTAGAACGCGTAAAAAAAATGCCCCCATCGGGGATTCGTAAATATTTTGATATGGTGCATGAAATGGAAGGGGTTATTTCTTTAGGTGTTGGAGAGCCAGACTTTGTCACGCCATGGAACATTCGAGAAGCGGGGATTTATTCGCTTGAAAAAGGACATACCCATTACTCATCAAATGCAGGTTTTTTAGAGTTGCGTGATGAAATTTCACGTTACTTACATCGACGTTTTGAGTTAAGCTACCATCCAGAAGATGAGATTTTGGTGACCGTTGGGGGAAGTGAAGGGATTGATCTAGCGCTTCGCGCCCTAGTTGGACCAGGAGATGAAGTTATTATTCCTGAACCAAGTTTTGTTGCTTACCAAGGATGCACGACTTTTACAGGGGCGACACCGAAGGTGATTGAACTAAAAGCAGAGAATGAATTTAAATTGACAAAGGAAGAGCTATTAGCAGCGATAACGCCAAAAACAAAGGTGCTGATCATGCCGTTTCCAAATAACCCAACAGGAGCCATTATGACAAAAGAAGAGCTCCAAGACATTGTTGACGTGATTAAAGATCGGAATATTGTTATTATTTCAGATGAAATCTATGCAGAACTGACGTACGAAACGAAACATGTTTCCATCGCAAGTTTTGAAGAAGTTAAAGATCAAACGTTATTAATTAACGGATTTTCAAAGGCATATGCGATGACAGGGTGGCGGTTAGGGTATGCCTGTGGGCCTAAAACATTAATTCAAGCCATGAAAAAGATTCATCAATACGCGATTATGTGTTCGCCAACTACGTCACAATATGCTGCCATTGAGGCGATGCGAAATGGCGATGCAAGTGTCGAAATGATGGTTAAGGAATATAATCGCCGTCGACGTGTTCTTGTCGATGGGTTTAGAAAGTTAGGACTTGATTGTTTCGAACCGTTAGGGGCTTTTTATGTTTTTCCATGTATTAAGTCAACAGGATTATCAAGCGATGAATTTTGTGAACAATTACTTCTGAGTGAGAAGGTATTAGCAGTTCCAGGAAATGCCTTTGGTGCATGCGGTGAAGGTTATATTCGTGCGTGTTATGCGGCTTCATACGAAGATATTAAAGAGGCACTCGTGCGAATTGAACGTTTTTTAACTCAATTAAAAAAATAG
- a CDS encoding alanine/glycine:cation symporter family protein, translating into MEMLQVIGEKILTFLNAIISFGNTYIGTYLLIVLLLIAGFYFTFKLKFVQFRMFKDMIKLLGDGALQSSKDGKVSSFQAFCISTASRVGTGNIAGVALAIAVGGAGSVFWMWIIALIGGASSFVESTLAQIYKVKDASGAYRGGPAYYIEKGLNKRWLGLLFSILITITFGFVFNAVQANTITEAFQTAFGMDKLFMGILLAIITAGVIFGGVQRIAKVSEIIVPVLAVAYVLVALLVIVLNITKIPALIGLIISEAFDFTSFASGAFGVMFIQGVKRGLFSNEAGMGSAPNAAATAEVSHPVQQGLIQTLGVFTDTILICSCTAFVILLSGTHADPNLTGIQLTQAALTSQIGVIGNYFIALCILLFAFSSIIGNYYYGESNIEFMSTKKGWLIAYRVVVVAMIIFGSLTKVAIVWDLADLFMSFMAIVNLIAILLLGKFAFRALQNYTMQRKQGIQNPTFKASDIEGLTNVDEWN; encoded by the coding sequence ATGGAAATGTTACAAGTTATCGGGGAAAAGATCTTAACCTTCCTTAATGCAATTATTAGTTTTGGAAATACGTATATTGGTACGTACTTACTCATCGTATTACTGCTCATCGCAGGATTTTATTTCACTTTTAAGTTGAAATTCGTACAATTTAGAATGTTTAAAGACATGATTAAATTACTCGGAGATGGTGCCTTACAATCATCAAAAGATGGAAAAGTTTCATCTTTCCAGGCGTTTTGTATTAGTACTGCCTCACGTGTTGGAACAGGAAATATTGCAGGGGTTGCCTTAGCGATTGCCGTTGGTGGAGCAGGATCTGTGTTTTGGATGTGGATTATCGCCCTTATTGGTGGTGCTTCAAGCTTCGTCGAAAGTACGCTCGCACAGATTTATAAAGTAAAAGATGCTTCTGGTGCTTACCGTGGAGGTCCCGCTTATTATATTGAAAAAGGATTAAACAAGCGTTGGCTTGGATTACTCTTCTCTATTTTAATTACGATTACCTTTGGATTTGTCTTTAATGCCGTTCAGGCCAATACCATTACAGAAGCATTCCAAACGGCGTTTGGAATGGACAAATTATTCATGGGAATTTTACTTGCGATTATTACCGCGGGTGTTATTTTTGGTGGTGTTCAACGAATTGCGAAAGTTTCAGAAATTATCGTTCCTGTATTAGCTGTCGCTTACGTTCTTGTGGCCTTATTAGTCATCGTTTTAAACATCACAAAGATTCCAGCATTAATTGGTCTGATTATTTCAGAAGCCTTTGATTTTACATCATTCGCCTCAGGTGCCTTTGGTGTGATGTTTATTCAAGGGGTTAAACGTGGATTATTCTCAAATGAAGCCGGAATGGGATCAGCGCCAAATGCAGCCGCAACTGCTGAAGTTAGCCACCCAGTTCAACAAGGATTAATCCAAACACTTGGTGTTTTTACAGATACAATTTTAATTTGTAGTTGTACAGCTTTTGTTATTTTATTATCTGGAACACACGCTGATCCTAATTTAACAGGAATCCAACTGACACAAGCTGCATTAACTTCACAAATCGGAGTAATTGGAAACTACTTTATTGCCCTTTGTATTTTACTTTTTGCTTTTAGTTCTATTATTGGAAACTATTATTATGGAGAATCGAATATCGAATTTATGAGCACGAAAAAAGGGTGGTTAATCGCCTACCGCGTTGTTGTTGTTGCAATGATTATTTTCGGATCTCTTACAAAGGTTGCCATCGTATGGGATTTAGCTGATTTATTTATGTCATTTATGGCGATTGTCAACTTAATTGCTATCTTATTACTTGGTAAATTTGCCTTTAGAGCGCTACAAAATTACACGATGCAACGTAAACAAGGAATTCAAAACCCAACGTTTAAAGCTTCAGACATTGAAGGCCTAACAAACGTTGATGAATGGAACTAA
- a CDS encoding DUF503 domain-containing protein yields the protein MKIGCLEVTLGVPFVTSLKEKRMIVRSLVAKIRNQFNVSVHEVGALDVHQQIVLGVTTGSNSEATLHSVLDHVINFIESNYDVSVEEVIKDIF from the coding sequence ATGAAAATTGGTTGTTTAGAAGTGACGCTCGGTGTTCCATTTGTCACGAGTTTAAAGGAGAAGCGGATGATTGTTCGAAGTTTGGTCGCGAAGATTAGAAATCAGTTTAATGTATCGGTTCATGAGGTTGGGGCGCTTGATGTCCATCAACAAATAGTTTTAGGCGTGACAACAGGATCTAATTCAGAAGCAACGTTGCATTCTGTTTTAGATCACGTCATTAATTTTATAGAATCTAACTATGATGTGAGTGTGGAGGAAGTCATTAAAGATATTTTTTAA
- a CDS encoding Lrp/AsnC family transcriptional regulator has product MEEILEILEQNSRYTDEEIAVMAGKTVEEVREAIRDYEERSIIAGYTTLINWENTGKEKVTALIEVKVTPQRGEGFDKVAERLYQFDQVRACYLMSGGFDLTVIVEGKTMKDVAMFVSEKLAVQEYVLSCSTHFVLKKYKEHGTIFKEREFDDREVIFL; this is encoded by the coding sequence ATGGAAGAAATCTTAGAGATTTTAGAACAAAATAGTCGTTATACGGATGAAGAAATTGCCGTTATGGCAGGAAAAACGGTGGAAGAAGTTCGCGAGGCGATTCGTGATTATGAGGAGCGTAGCATCATTGCGGGCTATACAACGTTGATTAACTGGGAAAATACAGGGAAGGAAAAAGTAACGGCCTTGATTGAGGTGAAAGTAACTCCTCAACGTGGTGAAGGCTTTGATAAAGTTGCGGAGCGTTTGTATCAGTTTGATCAAGTACGTGCGTGTTATTTAATGTCAGGCGGTTTTGATTTAACGGTCATTGTTGAGGGTAAAACAATGAAGGACGTCGCGATGTTTGTATCAGAGAAATTAGCGGTGCAGGAATATGTGCTTAGTTGTTCAACACATTTTGTCCTTAAAAAATATAAAGAGCACGGAACCATTTTTAAAGAACGAGAATTTGATGATCGCGAGGTGATTTTCTTATGA
- the cls gene encoding cardiolipin synthase produces MIALSLFVIQFINLWTILRMIFKRKDEPIYIIAWTLIMTFIPFIGFLLYLLFGHGPIMAKKATFLDEVEEREYQETVEWQLKKLMNRRIHFPYLSFIIFNLNYNKSLVMGAKTFTYFNDAKEKYEALLADILNAKDSIHVLYFIIRGDESGERLIQALTQKAREGVQVRLVYDDGGSFMTPASLFRPLKEAGGMVVKHYPAKLKIFTLNWNYRNHRKIVVIDGKIGYFGGMNIGDEYLSKNPKFTPWRDAHVRVTGEVVRSLQLRFLKDYTAVIERLSDLEQIKTHLSRYFPEEDHEDAEIELQLVYDGPDQERDHMRATYIKWVTMAKESIWIQSPYFIPDSEFLHGLKIASHSGIDVKIMIPIIPDNHFVHRATTSYIKELLEAGIEVYFYDGFLHSKTMVIDGQLATIGSVNMDVRSFSINFELAAFIYHESVAHQLIEQFKADQQRCRLLDLTDENNKSWWMKAEESVYRLLSMLM; encoded by the coding sequence ATGATTGCTTTATCACTTTTTGTGATACAGTTTATCAATTTATGGACCATCTTACGAATGATTTTTAAGCGCAAAGATGAACCTATTTATATTATTGCATGGACATTAATTATGACCTTTATTCCGTTTATCGGATTTTTATTGTATCTTTTATTTGGTCATGGTCCAATCATGGCTAAAAAAGCGACGTTTCTCGATGAGGTAGAGGAGCGGGAATATCAGGAAACGGTGGAGTGGCAACTGAAGAAATTGATGAATCGACGCATTCATTTTCCTTATTTATCGTTTATAATATTTAATTTAAATTATAATAAATCACTGGTGATGGGGGCAAAGACATTTACCTATTTTAACGATGCAAAGGAGAAATATGAGGCATTGCTTGCGGATATATTAAATGCCAAAGATTCGATTCATGTTCTTTACTTTATTATTCGTGGGGATGAGAGTGGGGAACGGTTGATTCAAGCATTGACACAGAAGGCACGCGAAGGTGTACAAGTTCGACTTGTGTATGACGATGGGGGCAGCTTTATGACGCCTGCTTCTTTATTTCGTCCACTAAAAGAGGCTGGGGGGATGGTTGTCAAACACTACCCGGCAAAGTTAAAGATTTTTACCCTCAATTGGAATTACCGTAATCATCGTAAAATTGTTGTTATTGATGGGAAGATTGGTTATTTTGGCGGGATGAACATTGGCGATGAGTATTTATCGAAAAATCCGAAGTTTACCCCTTGGCGAGATGCCCACGTCCGTGTAACGGGAGAGGTTGTTCGTTCATTACAACTTCGGTTTTTAAAGGACTATACAGCTGTTATTGAACGTCTGTCAGATTTAGAACAGATTAAAACGCATCTTTCACGTTATTTTCCCGAAGAAGATCACGAGGATGCTGAAATTGAGTTACAACTTGTTTATGATGGACCGGATCAAGAACGGGACCACATGCGTGCGACTTATATTAAGTGGGTCACGATGGCGAAGGAAAGCATTTGGATTCAATCGCCTTACTTTATTCCAGATAGTGAGTTTTTACATGGATTAAAAATTGCTTCTCATTCGGGAATTGACGTTAAAATTATGATTCCAATTATCCCGGATAATCATTTCGTCCACCGTGCCACGACCTCATATATTAAAGAACTATTAGAAGCGGGGATTGAGGTTTATTTTTACGATGGCTTTTTACATTCTAAAACGATGGTTATTGATGGTCAATTAGCGACGATTGGGTCCGTCAATATGGATGTTCGTAGTTTTAGTATTAATTTTGAGTTGGCGGCATTTATTTATCACGAATCAGTTGCCCATCAGCTAATTGAGCAGTTTAAAGCGGACCAGCAACGGTGCCGTTTATTAGATTTGACAGATGAGAACAATAAATCGTGGTGGATGAAAGCGGAAGAGTCAGTGTATCGTCTTTTATCCATGCTTATGTAA
- a CDS encoding MFS transporter has protein sequence MIPIVGLKVLQLTTSEISFATMLFSLGYLLFSYVLGRLADRFGKKRLILIALGVASFLLILCSLSIGVDSFFKWEYFLIVLGMGVAVVSKETTMGAWIPELFSRNEWLKVNGGIQGTKSVANLVGPLLGGMMVSSFQVPVSLLILSVLLIVGMGMLSTIKSVEREEVKINEGTEPFSTHFFSRVKLALREPSLRAVLLTTATLNLAMSLYQTILLLYLMTSLNLGESLSGFVLSISGIGAILGAVLSRRFIQVVGLNRTMFLMPLLGGIGVLLIALPLGKAWMFLLVMGQSLSLFARSVGSTAERRCGN, from the coding sequence TTGATTCCGATTGTTGGATTGAAAGTATTGCAGTTAACGACGTCTGAAATTTCTTTTGCGACCATGTTATTTAGTCTCGGCTATTTATTGTTTAGCTATGTTTTAGGAAGGCTTGCTGATCGGTTTGGGAAGAAACGATTGATTTTAATTGCCTTGGGTGTGGCCTCATTTTTACTTATCTTATGCTCACTGTCCATCGGAGTCGACTCTTTTTTTAAGTGGGAGTATTTTTTGATTGTTTTAGGGATGGGTGTGGCAGTAGTGAGTAAGGAAACAACAATGGGTGCTTGGATTCCTGAGTTGTTTAGTCGTAATGAGTGGTTGAAAGTGAATGGGGGTATTCAGGGAACAAAATCTGTCGCCAATTTAGTGGGGCCGCTTTTAGGTGGGATGATGGTTTCTTCTTTTCAAGTGCCCGTGTCACTGCTGATTCTTTCGGTGTTATTAATAGTAGGAATGGGGATGTTAAGCACGATTAAATCAGTAGAGCGTGAAGAAGTGAAGATAAATGAGGGGACTGAGCCGTTTAGCACTCATTTTTTCAGTCGAGTGAAGCTCGCTTTGAGGGAGCCTTCCCTCCGGGCTGTTTTATTGACAACGGCAACACTTAATTTAGCCATGTCACTTTATCAAACGATTCTTCTTCTTTATCTCATGACGTCGTTGAATTTAGGAGAGTCATTGAGCGGTTTTGTTCTCTCGATTAGTGGGATAGGAGCGATCTTAGGAGCTGTTTTATCTCGTCGTTTCATTCAAGTTGTCGGTTTGAACAGGACGATGTTTTTGATGCCCCTCTTAGGTGGAATTGGTGTTTTATTGATAGCTCTTCCTTTAGGGAAGGCTTGGATGTTTCTTTTGGTGATGGGACAATCTCTTTCTTTATTTGCACGAAGTGTGGGGAGTACAGCCGAACGACGGTGTGGCAATTGA
- a CDS encoding MFS transporter — MWQLKVPSTIRGEMNGMMTTLTWGMIPLGSFLAAVFAPFISYAWMIVIA; from the coding sequence GTGTGGCAATTGAAGGTTCCATCAACGATTCGAGGGGAAATGAATGGAATGATGACGACTTTAACTTGGGGGATGATTCCACTGGGTTCTTTTTTAGCCGCTGTTTTTGCCCCATTCATTTCGTATGCTTGGATGATTGTGATAGCTTAA
- a CDS encoding MATE family efflux transporter gives MKKETSFYKRLFILTLPIVIQNLITTSLNMLDTVMIGSLGEVQLAAVGVANQFYFLYSLLVMGVGAGCAILIAQLWGKRDEEKIHAVLKLGLLGATAFAVVFMVVGFLMAQKIIGLFNTDPDVVRLGSEYLRISIFSYFVSAISFVYAGALRSIGNSALPMWGSLVGLIVNGVLNAILIFGLLGAPALGVKGAAMATLVARVVECAIILTVVTIKVKPLRLRFKDFKTIELPLVKLLYQTALPVVLNEACWGLANVTYTMIYGHIGVNAIATTQITSTILNLFTIVIFGMAHASVVIIGNEIGANREEQALLYAKKIIRLSVVVGLVMAVTLAALSPAIVLMYNVSDTVRADAIKILIIYAIFMLPRVYNGVQIVGILRGGGDAKYGSIAQGLSMWLVGIPLAFIAAYWLKWSISSVIFLSTLEEVLRFFILRHRFKSNKWMNNMVKDMA, from the coding sequence ATGAAAAAAGAAACATCATTTTATAAGCGATTATTTATTTTAACCTTGCCGATTGTCATTCAAAATTTAATTACGACATCGCTTAATATGTTAGACACGGTTATGATTGGAAGTTTAGGTGAAGTCCAATTGGCGGCAGTTGGGGTGGCGAATCAATTTTATTTTTTATATAGTTTGTTAGTGATGGGCGTGGGTGCAGGTTGCGCCATTTTGATTGCCCAGTTATGGGGAAAACGAGATGAAGAAAAGATTCATGCCGTGTTAAAGCTTGGATTACTTGGGGCAACTGCCTTTGCGGTTGTCTTCATGGTTGTGGGCTTTTTAATGGCACAAAAAATTATCGGGTTGTTTAATACGGATCCCGATGTTGTACGTTTAGGAAGTGAGTATTTACGCATTTCAATTTTTAGTTATTTTGTTTCAGCCATTTCCTTTGTGTATGCAGGCGCTTTACGAAGTATCGGAAATAGTGCGTTGCCGATGTGGGGAAGTTTAGTTGGTTTAATTGTCAATGGCGTTTTAAATGCGATTTTAATCTTCGGTTTATTAGGGGCGCCTGCGCTTGGCGTGAAAGGGGCAGCGATGGCGACCCTTGTGGCACGTGTGGTGGAGTGTGCGATTATTTTGACCGTCGTCACGATTAAAGTAAAGCCTTTGCGTCTTCGTTTCAAAGACTTTAAAACCATTGAACTTCCGTTAGTGAAATTGTTATATCAAACGGCGTTACCGGTTGTGTTAAATGAGGCGTGTTGGGGATTGGCGAATGTGACGTATACGATGATTTATGGTCATATCGGGGTCAATGCGATTGCAACGACACAAATTACGTCGACGATTCTAAATTTATTTACGATTGTTATTTTCGGGATGGCCCATGCGTCGGTTGTAATTATTGGAAATGAAATTGGGGCCAATCGTGAGGAACAGGCGCTTTTATATGCGAAGAAGATTATTCGTTTATCTGTTGTTGTTGGTTTAGTGATGGCGGTGACGCTTGCGGCCTTATCACCTGCCATTGTCTTAATGTACAATGTGTCAGACACAGTTCGAGCGGATGCGATTAAGATTTTAATTATTTATGCGATTTTTATGTTGCCGCGTGTTTATAACGGGGTGCAAATTGTCGGAATTTTACGAGGTGGAGGCGATGCGAAATATGGATCAATTGCCCAAGGGTTATCGATGTGGTTAGTCGGAATCCCGCTGGCATTTATCGCCGCTTATTGGTTGAAATGGTCGATTTCCTCGGTGATTTTCCTTTCGACGTTAGAAGAGGTCCTTCGTTTCTTTATTTTAAGACACCGATTTAAATCAAATAAATGGATGAATAATATGGTCAAAGATATGGCTTAG
- a CDS encoding aromatic acid exporter family protein, whose product MKYRLGMRTIKTALGATLAILVAQALGLKYALSAGIITVLSVQNTKQKSVEIAKLRLYSTVLALLLSGILFVTFGFHPVSFGLYLLLFIPLAVEFKLSDGIVMSSVLVTHVLGEGYIHWNLLVNELLLVAIGAGIALIFNLYMPKMVQQIKHDQATIEEQFRKVLFCLAKTIRSRSVTIDEEVLFQSLADQLELAKVRAEHNRQNYLYDEMTYYAQYMEMRLMQYQVLIGMRQLLGKLQMTLDQSILLADLTEHIASSLHEFNTTDELMVETTQVLHIFRNQSLPKTREEFENRAMLFQYLNDVKHLLEIKRQFVMNLTEEQLQKFKPEASCSLDEK is encoded by the coding sequence ATGAAGTATCGTTTAGGGATGCGAACCATTAAGACGGCGCTAGGGGCAACCCTAGCTATTTTAGTGGCGCAGGCACTAGGATTAAAATACGCGCTATCGGCAGGGATTATTACGGTGTTAAGCGTGCAAAATACGAAGCAAAAATCAGTAGAAATAGCGAAATTACGTTTATATTCAACTGTACTCGCTCTGTTATTGAGTGGGATTCTTTTTGTAACATTCGGATTTCATCCGGTTTCATTTGGTCTGTATTTACTGCTATTTATTCCGTTAGCGGTTGAATTTAAATTGAGTGATGGGATTGTCATGAGCTCTGTCTTAGTGACGCATGTGCTCGGTGAGGGATACATCCATTGGAATTTACTCGTCAATGAACTGTTATTAGTCGCTATTGGTGCTGGCATTGCGTTAATCTTTAATCTCTATATGCCCAAAATGGTTCAACAGATCAAACACGATCAAGCTACAATTGAGGAGCAGTTTCGTAAAGTTTTGTTTTGTCTGGCCAAAACGATTCGTAGTCGTTCCGTGACAATTGATGAGGAAGTATTGTTTCAATCACTTGCGGATCAGTTAGAGTTAGCAAAGGTACGGGCTGAGCACAATCGTCAAAATTATTTATATGATGAGATGACGTATTATGCACAATATATGGAAATGAGGCTGATGCAATATCAAGTTTTAATTGGGATGCGTCAGCTTCTTGGAAAGTTGCAGATGACACTCGATCAATCGATTTTACTGGCGGATTTAACCGAGCATATTGCGAGTAGTTTGCATGAATTTAATACGACAGATGAGCTCATGGTTGAGACAACACAAGTGCTTCACATCTTCAGAAATCAATCATTACCAAAAACACGCGAAGAATTTGAAAATCGCGCCATGTTGTTTCAATACTTGAATGATGTCAAACACCTCTTAGAAATTAAGCGTCAATTTGTGATGAATTTAACGGAGGAACAACTTCAGAAATTTAAGCCGGAGGCGTCTTGCTCTTTGGATGAAAAATAA
- a CDS encoding DUF3888 domain-containing protein — protein MKKTKNILSLLLISISLFLNYNSTKILAENKNLFFSHLSNEEKLSQYNRILDLLLFDSIQKSINEIYGENQREYWNFEIIEIERGYYPSPFNYRLTVKFQTFAGAHSEPYDDNIAVYDIINFSPLKIKEIKFEHHPTEN, from the coding sequence ATGAAAAAAACAAAAAACATCCTGTCTTTATTATTAATTTCAATTTCTTTATTTTTAAATTATAACTCAACTAAAATTTTAGCTGAAAATAAAAATTTATTTTTTAGTCATCTCTCAAATGAAGAAAAACTTTCACAATACAATCGAATACTAGATTTACTATTATTTGATTCTATACAAAAATCAATAAATGAAATTTATGGTGAAAATCAACGAGAATATTGGAATTTTGAAATTATAGAAATTGAACGAGGTTATTATCCATCACCATTTAATTATCGTTTAACAGTGAAATTTCAAACCTTTGCTGGGGCGCATAGTGAACCATACGACGATAATATAGCAGTATACGATATTATTAATTTTTCCCCATTAAAAATAAAAGAAATTAAATTCGAACATCATCCAACAGAAAATTAA
- a CDS encoding YaiI/YqxD family protein, translating into MKIYIDADGCPVVKETIEVATAFLIPVVIVCDVAHEFFFDGVEVVTVMRGMDAVDYEIMNRLEVGDLVITQDYGLAALVLAKRGYALNQNGRQYDENNIDELLYRRHTLKKLRQAGERVKGPRKRSKEDTAHFVKALTTFLTEICETCSR; encoded by the coding sequence ATGAAGATTTATATTGATGCGGATGGATGTCCGGTAGTGAAGGAAACGATTGAGGTGGCGACTGCTTTTTTGATTCCTGTTGTGATTGTTTGCGATGTGGCCCATGAATTTTTTTTTGACGGGGTAGAAGTTGTGACGGTCATGCGGGGGATGGATGCTGTTGATTACGAGATTATGAATCGACTTGAAGTTGGCGATTTGGTTATTACGCAAGATTATGGCTTAGCGGCGTTGGTGTTAGCCAAGCGTGGTTATGCATTGAATCAAAATGGACGGCAGTACGATGAAAATAATATTGATGAACTGCTTTATCGTCGGCATACATTAAAGAAATTAAGGCAAGCGGGTGAGCGAGTGAAAGGTCCTAGGAAACGTTCAAAGGAAGATACGGCTCATTTTGTAAAAGCGTTGACGACATTTTTGACCGAAATTTGTGAAACCTGTTCTAGATAA
- a CDS encoding DEAD/DEAH box helicase — protein MSLSFETLQLTPSLIEGLAKQQITTPTPIQEQAIPLILNHQDLIAQSHTGSGKTLAFLLPLFQKIDVTKREMQVLILAPTHELVMQIDAQVKLLAANSGEPVTSTTIIGGANIDKQIKKLKEKPHFIIGSAGRILELIKKKKITAHTIKTIILDEADSLLDNTNTKTIQDIIKTTLRDRQLCLFSASISSQTEELAKTFMKEPVVLKMTDRISMNPNIAHFYLKGDRRDKFELLRKLIVAEDPERALIFVNQNDSMQEIAEKLNYHQKETFMMRGNIKKEERKRALDAFRSGKIKLLISSDLTARGLDIPAVTHIIHLDCPSNPNEYLHRAGRTARGFSDGKSICIITDKDLSTLKKYQKKFDIQFEEMQVSHGQFIPVKK, from the coding sequence ATGTCTTTATCATTTGAAACACTTCAATTAACTCCTTCTCTGATTGAAGGATTAGCAAAACAACAGATTACAACCCCAACTCCCATTCAAGAACAAGCCATTCCCCTGATTTTAAACCACCAGGACCTGATTGCTCAATCGCATACCGGAAGCGGGAAAACACTCGCCTTCCTTCTTCCCCTTTTTCAAAAAATCGATGTAACCAAACGCGAGATGCAAGTGTTAATTTTAGCCCCAACGCATGAGTTAGTCATGCAAATTGATGCCCAAGTGAAGTTATTAGCGGCTAACTCGGGTGAGCCTGTCACTTCAACAACGATTATTGGCGGAGCAAACATTGATAAACAAATCAAAAAATTAAAAGAAAAACCACACTTCATTATCGGTTCCGCAGGGCGAATTTTAGAACTCATCAAAAAGAAAAAAATTACGGCCCATACCATTAAAACGATCATCCTTGACGAAGCAGATAGCTTACTTGATAATACAAATACTAAAACGATCCAAGATATTATTAAAACAACGTTACGTGACCGTCAATTATGCTTATTCTCAGCGTCAATTAGTTCACAAACAGAAGAGTTAGCGAAAACATTTATGAAAGAACCGGTCGTCTTAAAAATGACGGATCGTATTTCAATGAATCCGAATATTGCTCATTTTTATTTAAAAGGCGATCGTCGAGATAAATTCGAATTATTACGTAAACTGATCGTTGCTGAAGATCCAGAACGTGCCCTTATTTTCGTTAACCAAAACGATTCCATGCAAGAAATTGCAGAAAAATTAAATTATCACCAAAAAGAAACGTTTATGATGCGTGGTAATATAAAAAAAGAAGAGCGAAAACGTGCATTAGACGCCTTCCGCAGCGGTAAAATCAAACTTTTAATCTCTTCTGACCTGACCGCACGTGGACTTGACATTCCCGCTGTGACTCACATTATCCACCTTGACTGTCCGTCAAATCCAAATGAATATTTACATCGTGCCGGACGTACCGCCCGCGGATTCTCTGATGGAAAATCAATTTGTATTATTACCGATAAAGACCTTAGCACTTTAAAAAAATACCAAAAGAAATTTGATATTCAATTTGAAGAAATGCAAGTCAGCCACGGTCAATTTATCCCAGTTAAAAAATAA
- a CDS encoding zinc ribbon domain-containing protein: MDVNADGSKNEDHGSYCFENGGFTFNGTMEEMIGICVPHTAAAISNLTEEGVRRAMREWFPILKRWVLRDVMKGPLMQ, encoded by the coding sequence ATGGACGTGAATGCAGATGGTAGTAAAAATGAAGACCATGGTTCTTATTGTTTTGAAAACGGAGGGTTTACGTTTAATGGAACAATGGAAGAAATGATTGGAATTTGTGTTCCTCATACGGCCGCTGCAATTTCTAATCTGACGGAGGAAGGCGTAAGAAGAGCCATGCGTGAATGGTTCCCGATATTAAAGCGTTGGGTGTTGAGAGACGTAATGAAAGGTCCATTGATGCAATAG